From Pedobacter indicus, a single genomic window includes:
- a CDS encoding adenosylcobalamin-dependent ribonucleoside-diphosphate reductase: MELTKPTEKPKTYSLDEAYEASLKYFKGDELAARVWVNKYALKDSFGTLFEKTPDDMHRRIAKEIARIEATYPNPLSEDEVFDLIKGFKYIIPQGSPMTGIGNPFQIASLSNCFVIGSDGPSDSYGGIMKTDQEQVQLMKRRGGVGHDLSHIRPKSSPVKNSALTSTGLVPFMERYSNSTREVAQDGRRGALMLSVAIKHPDAESFIDAKMTQGKVTGANVSVRIDDAFMKAVENNTPYVQQYPIDSKKPMVKKEADAQAIWKKIVHNAWKSAEPGILFWDTIIGESLPDCYADLGYKTISTNPCGEIPLCPYDSCRLLAINLFSYVEKPFTKEASFNWDLFKKHVQHAQRIMDDIIDLELEKIDAILQKIEQDPEDMSIKGIEHNLWLAIRKKAEEGRRTGIGITAEGDMLAALGLRYGSDEGVDFSVKIHKTLALEAYRGSVLTAKERGAFAIYDAEREKDNPFMLRIKDADPELYYQMTEYGRRNIALLTIAPTGTTSLMSQTSSGIEPVFLPVYKRRRKVNPNDKDVRVDFVDEVGDSWEEYVVFHHRFKEWMEINGYDTTKNYSQEELDKFIELSPYYKATSNDVDYLKKVQMQGAIQKWVDHSISVTINMPNNVSEELVGELYMEAWKAGCKGVTVYRDGSRAGVLISNDEKKKEETTAPAASTFPTTRPTILDADIVRFQNNKEKWIAFIGLIDERPYEIFTGLADDEDGITLPRWLNKGLIIKSRNAEGVSRYDFQYENKRGYKTTIEGLSHKFNPEYWNYAKLISSTLRHGMPIEKVVDLISSLQLDEAINTWKNGVARALKHYVPDGTEATKQKCQNCNSTNLHYQEGCLTCKDCGSSKCG, translated from the coding sequence ATGGAATTAACTAAACCTACAGAAAAGCCAAAGACGTATTCATTAGATGAAGCTTATGAAGCTTCTCTGAAATACTTCAAAGGCGATGAACTCGCCGCCCGTGTTTGGGTGAACAAATATGCGCTGAAAGATTCTTTCGGAACCTTGTTTGAAAAAACCCCCGATGATATGCATCGAAGAATTGCAAAGGAAATAGCAAGAATCGAAGCTACCTACCCCAACCCGTTAAGTGAAGATGAGGTGTTTGATTTAATCAAAGGTTTCAAATACATCATTCCACAAGGGAGCCCCATGACGGGTATTGGAAACCCTTTTCAAATTGCATCTTTATCAAATTGTTTTGTAATTGGCTCAGATGGTCCTTCTGATTCTTACGGAGGAATTATGAAGACCGATCAGGAACAAGTTCAGTTAATGAAAAGAAGAGGTGGCGTAGGCCATGACCTTTCTCATATCCGACCGAAAAGCTCTCCTGTTAAAAACTCGGCTTTAACCTCTACAGGTCTGGTTCCTTTTATGGAGCGGTATTCCAACTCTACTCGTGAAGTTGCTCAAGACGGTAGGCGTGGTGCTTTAATGCTTTCAGTTGCCATCAAACACCCGGATGCTGAGAGTTTTATCGACGCAAAAATGACACAAGGGAAGGTTACAGGAGCGAATGTTTCGGTAAGGATCGACGATGCTTTTATGAAAGCGGTTGAAAACAATACCCCTTATGTACAGCAATATCCGATTGATAGCAAAAAGCCGATGGTTAAAAAAGAAGCAGACGCCCAGGCTATCTGGAAAAAAATTGTTCATAATGCATGGAAGTCCGCTGAACCAGGTATCCTATTCTGGGATACGATTATCGGAGAATCGCTGCCAGACTGCTATGCTGATTTAGGATACAAAACCATTTCAACGAACCCTTGTGGTGAAATTCCTCTTTGCCCTTATGACTCATGTCGTCTTTTGGCGATCAATTTATTTTCTTATGTAGAAAAACCTTTCACTAAAGAAGCTTCCTTTAATTGGGATTTATTCAAAAAGCATGTGCAACACGCACAAAGAATCATGGATGACATCATTGATCTCGAACTTGAAAAGATCGATGCTATCCTACAAAAAATTGAGCAAGACCCTGAAGACATGTCGATTAAAGGGATTGAACATAATCTATGGCTTGCTATCAGAAAAAAGGCTGAAGAAGGAAGAAGAACGGGAATTGGAATTACAGCGGAAGGAGATATGCTTGCTGCCTTGGGCTTGCGTTATGGTAGTGATGAAGGCGTTGATTTTTCTGTAAAAATTCATAAAACACTGGCGTTGGAAGCATATCGTGGTTCAGTATTAACAGCAAAAGAACGAGGTGCATTCGCTATTTATGATGCTGAGCGCGAGAAAGACAACCCATTTATGCTACGCATAAAAGATGCAGACCCAGAGCTCTACTATCAAATGACTGAATACGGTCGCAGAAACATTGCTTTATTAACAATTGCACCTACAGGGACGACAAGTTTGATGTCGCAAACCTCTTCAGGAATTGAACCAGTATTTCTTCCTGTTTATAAAAGAAGAAGAAAAGTAAACCCGAATGACAAGGATGTGCGTGTTGATTTCGTCGATGAAGTGGGTGACTCGTGGGAAGAATACGTCGTATTCCATCACCGGTTTAAAGAATGGATGGAAATAAACGGATACGACACAACAAAGAATTATTCACAAGAAGAGCTTGACAAGTTCATTGAGCTTTCACCTTACTACAAAGCGACTTCGAATGATGTTGACTATCTAAAAAAGGTGCAGATGCAGGGTGCTATCCAAAAATGGGTAGATCACTCAATCAGTGTGACCATTAATATGCCTAACAATGTTTCTGAAGAACTAGTTGGCGAACTTTATATGGAGGCCTGGAAAGCAGGGTGTAAAGGAGTTACCGTTTATCGTGATGGATCACGTGCGGGTGTCCTGATCTCAAACGATGAGAAAAAAAAGGAAGAAACCACAGCCCCGGCAGCTTCAACCTTCCCTACAACGCGCCCAACTATACTCGATGCTGACATTGTTCGGTTCCAGAATAATAAAGAGAAATGGATTGCATTTATTGGTCTGATTGATGAGCGACCTTACGAGATCTTTACCGGTTTGGCAGATGATGAAGATGGTATCACGCTTCCTCGTTGGCTAAACAAAGGACTAATCATAAAAAGCAGGAACGCTGAAGGCGTTTCCCGCTATGACTTCCAATATGAGAATAAAAGGGGTTATAAGACCACGATTGAGGGTCTGTCACACAAATTCAACCCGGAATACTGGAATTATGCGAAACTGATCTCAAGCACGCTCCGCCATGGGATGCCTATTGAAAAGGTCGTTGACTTAATTAGCAGTCTACAACTAGACGAGGCTATCAATACCTGGAAGAATGGTGTTGCCAGAGCTCTGAAGCACTATGTTCCGGACGGAACTGAAGCTACTAAGCAGAAGTGTCAAAATTGCAACTCGACGAACCTGCATTATCAGGAAGGTTGTCTGACTTGTAAAGATTGTGGATCATCCAAATGTGGTTAA
- a CDS encoding DUF423 domain-containing protein, translated as MNKRIILTGALFGLIAVILGAFGAHGLENKISEDSLDNWKTAVSYQFYHTFAILYLATFSRAKNGLINFAFLTFTLGILLFSGSLYLLSTREITSLKASFLGPITPIGGLMFILGWISLFIATIRHK; from the coding sequence ATGAACAAACGAATCATACTTACCGGTGCACTTTTTGGATTGATTGCGGTCATTTTAGGTGCATTTGGTGCTCATGGGTTAGAGAATAAGATTAGCGAAGATAGTTTGGATAATTGGAAAACTGCCGTAAGTTATCAGTTTTATCATACGTTTGCTATCCTATACCTGGCGACATTTTCTAGAGCAAAAAATGGACTTATTAATTTCGCTTTCTTGACCTTCACTCTTGGTATTCTGTTATTTTCAGGATCACTTTATTTACTGTCCACACGCGAAATAACCAGTCTAAAAGCGTCATTTCTTGGTCCGATAACCCCAATTGGAGGGCTCATGTTTATATTGGGGTGGATAAGTTTATTCATTGCAACGATAAGGCATAAGTAA
- the panB gene encoding 3-methyl-2-oxobutanoate hydroxymethyltransferase produces MSVHKETKRITTAVIAEMKLSGEKITMLTGYDYSTARILDQAGIEMILVGDSAANVFAGYETTLPITLDQMIYHASAVVRAVKRAMVIVDLPFGSYQGDANKALDSAVRVMKESGAHGIKLEGGVEIKEAVEKITQAGIPVVGHLGLTPQSINQFGNFGLRASDEGEAHVLHHNYAALIEAGCFAVVLEKIPAKLAQELTNHSRIPTIGIGAGAGCDGQVLVVNDMLGLTENFKPKFLRQYLNLHNEITNAVRQYIMDVKDNSFPSENEQY; encoded by the coding sequence ATGTCAGTACACAAGGAAACGAAACGCATTACGACTGCTGTCATCGCGGAGATGAAGCTGTCAGGTGAAAAAATAACCATGTTAACGGGCTATGATTATTCTACTGCCCGGATCTTGGACCAAGCCGGTATTGAAATGATCTTGGTTGGTGATTCAGCAGCTAATGTTTTTGCAGGTTATGAAACCACGCTTCCCATTACACTCGATCAAATGATCTACCATGCGTCAGCGGTAGTCCGCGCAGTGAAAAGAGCGATGGTAATTGTCGACCTGCCTTTTGGTAGCTACCAAGGCGATGCCAACAAGGCATTGGACTCAGCAGTTCGGGTAATGAAAGAATCGGGAGCCCACGGAATTAAATTAGAAGGTGGTGTGGAAATCAAAGAGGCTGTCGAAAAAATCACTCAAGCTGGCATTCCAGTCGTAGGGCACCTGGGGTTGACACCACAGTCGATCAATCAGTTTGGCAATTTCGGCCTTCGGGCAAGCGATGAAGGTGAAGCACATGTATTGCATCACAATTATGCAGCCCTAATTGAAGCAGGTTGCTTCGCTGTCGTTCTTGAAAAAATACCGGCTAAACTGGCACAAGAACTCACGAACCATTCCAGAATTCCAACGATCGGCATTGGTGCTGGCGCTGGTTGTGATGGACAGGTATTGGTTGTGAACGACATGCTTGGATTAACTGAAAATTTTAAGCCCAAGTTTTTACGTCAATACCTAAATTTGCACAACGAAATTACCAACGCGGTGCGCCAGTACATTATGGACGTTAAGGACAATAGCTTTCCGAGCGAGAACGAACAATACTAG
- the priA gene encoding replication restart helicase PriA, with protein sequence MRTYFVDVILPLAIAGTYTYRAPQEMNSELAIGKRVVVQFGKTRVYSAIISQIHEVPPEKYEAKYLLDILDDRPVATEKQLALWGWISTYYLCQVGEVMQAALPSVLKLASETKIIANNQQDRDRSQLTDREFLVMDALDMVPELRVSDVMKVLGQKTVLPILKSLLEKNFIRISEEVVDRYKPKKKAFVQLNTIFDSQSAKKELLDGLERAPKQSDAVLAYLQLVKTQKEVSKAELLERSGCGASAFAALVKKEIFVIEEKVISRFSVSSEGFSSEVNLNANQQQAFGEIKTGFAEQGICLLNGVTASGKTEIYIKLIQEVLKRNQTALYLLPEIALTTQIVERLRLHFGPVIGTYHSRLNENERAEMWKKVLDGEVRVILGARSSVFLPFQDLGLVVVDEEHEISYKQFDPAPRYQARDTAVYLASLYGADVLLGSATPSLESYYNAKAGKYALIKLDQRYGNAQLPDIEIVSLKDIQGQHSPSPYFTPALLKGIQAALDKKGQVILFQNRRGHTPLLLCATCGYSPRCIHCDVSLTYHKSSGQLHCHYCGFKENLIEFCPACGSTHIESKGFGTQRVEEELSVLLPEAKIGRLDLDTTRAKNSFERILDDFDEHRFDILIGTQMVTKGLDFGKVSLIGIVNADSIINYPDFRAFERSFSMLAQVAGRAGRRDAQGKVIIQAYATTHRILDQVVKHDYEEMFQTEIVERKKFLYPPFFRLIRVDVKHKDQHLAVDCAQRLATMLRAHFGEQVLGPEPPLVGRIRTYYINSILLKFSRANVSIAKVKEVLKQTIQSYQLDKLNKGSRLTVDVDPY encoded by the coding sequence TTGAGAACCTATTTTGTAGACGTCATACTCCCTTTAGCGATAGCAGGAACCTATACCTACCGTGCCCCGCAGGAAATGAACAGTGAACTGGCTATTGGGAAGCGAGTTGTTGTCCAGTTTGGCAAGACGAGGGTGTACTCAGCCATTATTTCCCAAATTCACGAAGTTCCACCTGAAAAGTACGAAGCAAAATATTTACTCGATATATTGGATGACCGTCCGGTAGCTACCGAAAAACAGTTAGCCCTGTGGGGCTGGATCTCGACATATTATCTGTGTCAGGTAGGCGAGGTCATGCAAGCAGCTTTACCTTCTGTACTGAAATTGGCCAGTGAGACCAAAATTATCGCTAATAATCAGCAAGATCGAGACCGTTCGCAGTTAACAGATCGGGAGTTCCTTGTCATGGATGCATTGGATATGGTTCCTGAATTGCGCGTTAGCGATGTGATGAAGGTTTTGGGACAAAAGACCGTCCTCCCTATCCTAAAGTCACTTTTGGAAAAGAATTTTATTCGGATATCTGAAGAGGTTGTCGATCGCTACAAACCAAAGAAAAAAGCTTTTGTACAGCTAAATACTATTTTCGACTCGCAGAGCGCAAAAAAAGAACTGCTGGATGGTTTAGAGCGAGCTCCAAAACAATCTGATGCAGTATTAGCTTATTTGCAGCTTGTTAAAACACAAAAGGAGGTATCGAAAGCAGAACTTCTTGAGCGCTCGGGTTGTGGCGCATCGGCTTTTGCTGCCTTAGTAAAAAAGGAAATCTTCGTGATCGAAGAGAAAGTTATTAGCAGGTTTTCGGTTTCAAGTGAAGGTTTTTCATCCGAAGTAAATTTGAATGCCAATCAGCAGCAGGCTTTTGGAGAGATCAAGACTGGTTTCGCCGAACAAGGCATCTGTTTGCTGAATGGAGTAACCGCTTCAGGAAAAACAGAAATCTATATCAAGCTGATTCAGGAGGTACTCAAGCGTAACCAGACGGCACTTTACCTTTTACCGGAGATTGCTCTAACTACGCAGATTGTTGAACGTCTCCGGCTTCATTTCGGGCCGGTAATAGGCACCTATCACTCCCGTTTAAATGAAAATGAACGGGCTGAAATGTGGAAGAAAGTACTTGACGGTGAGGTTCGCGTTATCTTAGGGGCACGTTCATCCGTGTTTTTGCCGTTTCAGGACCTCGGACTGGTGGTAGTCGACGAGGAGCATGAAATTTCTTATAAACAATTTGATCCGGCACCGCGTTATCAAGCCCGGGACACGGCCGTTTATTTGGCAAGTTTATATGGAGCTGATGTCTTGTTAGGATCGGCAACTCCGTCTTTAGAAAGTTATTACAATGCAAAGGCCGGTAAATATGCTCTGATTAAGCTGGATCAGCGTTACGGTAATGCCCAATTGCCTGATATTGAGATTGTCAGCCTCAAGGACATTCAGGGACAGCATAGTCCAAGTCCGTATTTTACCCCTGCTTTATTAAAGGGCATACAGGCAGCTCTGGACAAAAAAGGACAGGTGATCTTATTCCAGAACCGCAGAGGGCATACTCCTTTATTGCTTTGTGCGACATGTGGCTACTCACCTCGTTGTATTCATTGCGATGTGAGCCTGACTTACCATAAAAGTAGCGGTCAGCTCCATTGTCATTATTGTGGATTTAAGGAAAACCTAATTGAGTTTTGTCCGGCTTGCGGTTCGACACATATTGAAAGCAAAGGCTTTGGTACACAGCGTGTAGAGGAGGAATTATCAGTGCTTCTTCCTGAAGCGAAAATCGGGCGGCTAGATCTGGATACCACGCGTGCCAAAAATAGCTTTGAGCGAATTTTAGATGATTTTGATGAACATCGGTTTGATATCCTGATAGGTACCCAAATGGTCACGAAGGGACTGGATTTTGGAAAGGTAAGTTTGATTGGTATTGTAAACGCCGATAGCATCATTAACTACCCAGATTTTCGGGCTTTTGAAAGAAGCTTTTCCATGTTGGCTCAGGTTGCGGGAAGGGCAGGGCGAAGAGATGCGCAAGGGAAGGTAATTATCCAGGCTTATGCAACTACCCACAGAATCCTCGACCAAGTGGTTAAACATGATTATGAAGAAATGTTTCAAACGGAAATAGTGGAACGGAAAAAGTTTTTATATCCACCTTTTTTCAGACTGATTCGGGTTGATGTGAAGCATAAGGATCAGCATTTAGCGGTCGACTGCGCCCAACGTTTAGCGACCATGTTGCGAGCTCATTTTGGTGAGCAGGTTTTGGGTCCAGAACCCCCATTGGTCGGGCGAATCCGAACCTATTATATTAACAGCATTCTTCTGAAGTTCAGCAGGGCAAATGTTAGTATAGCAAAGGTGAAGGAAGTTTTAAAACAGACGATTCAAAGCTATCAACTGGATAAACTCAACAAGGGTTCACGACTGACTGTTGATGTAGACCCTTATTAA
- a CDS encoding protein-L-isoaspartate(D-aspartate) O-methyltransferase, translating to MAYKFIDNYREKGARKRLVKLLEKRGIEDKNVLNAIGKVPRHYFFDETFWGKAYEDIAFPIGDGQTISQPYTVAYQTELLHIKRGDKVLEIGTGSGYQTCILMELGAEVYTIERQRNLYERTIQVLPYMGYRPHFFFGDGSKGIEKYAPYDKIIVTAGAPMVPEIMLKQLKIGGILVIPVGTEKEQKMMTILRVAEDDYERIELDTFRFVPLLGDEAW from the coding sequence ATGGCGTACAAGTTCATTGATAATTACCGTGAAAAGGGGGCACGAAAAAGGCTTGTTAAGTTACTCGAAAAGCGGGGTATTGAAGATAAAAATGTGCTCAATGCGATTGGGAAGGTTCCCCGGCATTATTTTTTTGACGAAACATTCTGGGGGAAAGCCTATGAAGATATTGCTTTCCCCATTGGGGACGGTCAAACCATATCGCAACCTTATACCGTCGCTTATCAAACGGAGTTGTTGCATATAAAGCGAGGGGATAAGGTGCTTGAAATTGGCACCGGATCGGGTTATCAGACTTGTATTCTAATGGAGTTAGGCGCCGAAGTCTATACGATTGAGCGACAAAGAAACCTATACGAAAGAACCATCCAGGTTCTTCCTTATATGGGCTACCGTCCACACTTTTTCTTTGGGGACGGTTCTAAAGGGATTGAAAAATATGCACCTTATGACAAAATCATTGTCACAGCAGGGGCGCCCATGGTTCCTGAAATAATGCTAAAACAGTTGAAGATAGGGGGGATCCTTGTCATTCCTGTAGGCACTGAGAAAGAACAAAAAATGATGACCATTCTCCGCGTCGCAGAAGATGATTACGAGCGGATAGAGCTAGATACCTTCCGATTTGTACCGCTACTGGGTGATGAAGCTTGGTGA